AGAATATCGCTTAAGTGATGGTGAAGACGATACAAAAGAATACTCAAGAAAGGAAGTTCTACAGCACATCGTACAAAAGCCTTTCTTGATCATGGTCATCGTTATTTCTATGTTCATCCAGATCGCCCATTTCGCTGTTCAACCAATTTTAGCGTTATACGTAGGTGAACTGAACGGGCCAGAGAATATAGCGTTGATATCAGGTATCGCCTTTTCCATTACAGGCTTAGGTAACTTGTTGATGACAAGAAGATGGGGTCGTATTGCGGATAGAGTCGGATATGATAAAATCCTCATTTCATTACTGATTATGGCTGCAATCGTTTATCTACCAGGTGCATTCGTCAATGAAGTGTGGCAATTAGTAATCGTAAGGTTCTTATTAGGGGTCACACTCGGCGGGATCATCCCTGTTCGCATGGCTTACATTCGTAATTCAGCCCCAATATCCATTCAAGGTGAAATTATGGGGTACAGCACAAGTTTACGTTTCTTAGGAAATGTAATCGGACCTGTCCTTGGTGGTGTTGTCGCTGGTTACTTCAGCATTTCAGGAGTGTTCATCATGACAAGCGGATTGTTATTGCTATGTGGAATTGCATTGTTTGTTACTAAATGGAAAGAAACACATGCATCACAATCAGTGAGCTCTGAATCTAAAGAAGCAAAACACTCTACCCTATAACCTACAACATTTGTCAGATTCCTCCTATCACGATACAATATAGGGTGGAAAACTAAAGAAAAGCGTAAGCGCCCGGTTTGGAACGTAGGGACTGGAATTCAACAACTGAGATAAAGGAAACACTGTGAAGTATGAACTGATGTTGACTTATCGAAGGTTGATGAGTGAAGTCACCTAGTTTTGGGCGCTGTAACTAGACAATAATAAACCAAATTATACATTCTTGTCTTATTTAGAAAAGCGAGGGATAATTATGAAAAAAGTATTTGTATTAGCCGGTTCGGATACAAGTGGTGGCGCAGGAATCCAAGCCGACTTGAAAACTTATCAAGAAACTGGTGTATACGGTATGACTGCATTGACAACGATTGTAGCTCAAAATCCTGAAAAAGGCTGGGCACATGATGTATACCCAATAGATGTTGACACAGTTCAAGCACAAATACGAACAATATTAGACGGTGTCGGCGTTGATATAATGAAAACTGGAATGTTACCGACGACCGAAATTATCGAATTAGCTGCAGAAACAATCGATAAATATAATTTACCAGCAGTTGTAGATCCAGTATTAGCATGTAAAGGCCAAGACGAACCC
Above is a window of Halalkalibacillus sediminis DNA encoding:
- a CDS encoding MFS transporter → MWFANFFIAGSMTMVMPFLSLYIESFGNFSDDYVKTWSGWVFGITFVTAFIFSPIWGRFGDKFGRKPILIIAAFGLGTSVFLMGAVDSVLQLFILRFVMGVFTGFIPISQALVATQTPKNISGRVQGTLQTGTVTGTLMGPLLGGLLADSIGFAQAFQFTSITIFLAGIFVLVGVKEYRLSDGEDDTKEYSRKEVLQHIVQKPFLIMVIVISMFIQIAHFAVQPILALYVGELNGPENIALISGIAFSITGLGNLLMTRRWGRIADRVGYDKILISLLIMAAIVYLPGAFVNEVWQLVIVRFLLGVTLGGIIPVRMAYIRNSAPISIQGEIMGYSTSLRFLGNVIGPVLGGVVAGYFSISGVFIMTSGLLLLCGIALFVTKWKETHASQSVSSESKEAKHSTL